The Drosophila subobscura isolate 14011-0131.10 chromosome A, UCBerk_Dsub_1.0, whole genome shotgun sequence genome includes the window CAGCCAATTTGTTTAACTCGCAATTTCGgctcaatatatgtatgtacacacgagtgtatgtacataaataagtggagaaatgtatttgcatacatatgtccatGTTTCCGTGTACTTATGTTCGAGTGCAGACTTCTATAATTCTTTTTATAATCGAATTTTTGGCGGATCGAAAGTTATGATTTCTGTTGCCTGCATTTAAGACAagttcaattttaaattacCAGAGAATAATGTTGAATCTGCTTGGAGCTGTGGCAATCctttatttataattgaaaCACAGTAGAACAAGGCACTCGATCAGGAAGATTGGTCTTTCCCTGCCATTCCCTGCCTTTTACATTCAATAAGCCTAAAACttaaaagtgaaatatttgccaaacgaaaatacatatatttaagtATATTTTTGTCCATGTTTCCTAGTGCTACAGTAATAATTCTAAAAAATTAACCAACTAGTCAAAGGCATTCATCCTAAAAGCTACACTGTTTTGGGGGCCAAATGATGGCTGACTGTAGCGGaatttttccaatttaaatTATGTCTTACAAACTGTTGATGGTTTTAAAATCCCAGAGAATTCGTTGAAAAGAGATGCAGTGCTTTCCAACACTTGACAATTTCAACACTATTCCCAAGTGCCTGTTACAACACTAAAATGGTTTCCAACCCTACTCAAAGCATCCCTTCGGATGACTGGCAGTTGTCATTAAGTAGAAATCGAGAGCTACTTTGCCATATCATTGTGTCACACATCTCGGTTACATCGTCTCTTTTAATTGCTCCCAAAATACTGGTTGCAAAACAGCACTTTATAGGCAAAATCAGTTGGCAGTGAAGAATCGTGCAAATGATCAAAGCAAACTGCCAAAGTTTCACGTGCGAGCTGCGCTGCAAGTCCGAACAGAACCAGTAAAAAGATTTTATTGTAATTACTAAAAAGGTTAGTATTTCCGACACTATGGCCATTGCAAGTATTCCCTCTGACTTTCACTTTAAGTAGAATCAAAAATGGATGAGAAAAGTCTTACGGAACGACTCCAAAATATGAATGGTAACCTCGATGCCCCATCATCGGACCAAGTAACCCAAAAGCAGGAAAAGAAGCCCAAGAATCCCGAAAAGCCCAAGAAGTCCAAGGAGCCTGAGAAGCCCAAGGAGCCCGAGAAGCCCAAGGATCCCATCGACGGCGTGCCAGATACACAGCAGGTGAGTCAGCATTCGAATCGGAGTTTAAGGTTATTCCACACTCAATATTATTCAAAAATACGCAGGCCGGTTGCATCTGCAACCGTGAAAGAAAGGtctacaaatgtagcttctgtGGCCGCTTCGTGTGTGGACGCGTTGCCAAGGTGTGCACCGTCCATCCATCGGAGATATGTTCGATGGACCTTCGTTTGTGTCCCCATTGTGGCTTCAATTTCTTAACCAAGACCCGTTACAGAGTGGAGAACGTGGAGGATCTATTGAAGTAGATGGAACCGCATAAGCGCAGATGGATTATAAGCgtttcaataatttttaaaactcagagaaatattaataaacccaaacaaaaaaaggagatgTTTGCATAAAGCAATTGCTTTTTAAAGTACTACCGTACTCGGCTGCAtcgtacatatacattttgTTGGACCAGAGAATTCTTTTAGCtactattttgttgttgttgtttgcattgctCGCAATAAttagcaaacggcaaacgacAAACCAACAACTACTGAAACAGCGATCGTGTTTAATTGAGCGTGCGCCGGCAGGGCCCAGAGAGTTTCTGTTTGTGTCATTTGTCTTTAATGAAAGGTTGCCCTCTGGTCAAGCCAGACCGGAGCAGCAGACCTGACCAGTCTCCGACAGGGCAACCcgagagccaagccaagccgcTTATTGTGCTGTTGTCATTTCATTGTCCTACCAAGCgtcgcttttgttttaagCCAACAGCAATTTGAACATTGCGGCCAATTTGTCGATGAAggcgcaaaaaaaacacacacaaaaaaacgacaaaaaacaacaaaacacgcGTGGACAcagggacaacagcagcagcagcagcggcgactgATGCATACCCTAAACGGCAGACTACAGTCCTCTGACTACTGTTTCGGAACTATACAAAATAAGTGCATGTGGAACACTATTTTGAGTACCAAACTTATTATGGCCACTGCTTCGTGGCAATTCTTGAACATTTTGGGTAGCTAAATTGGCATCCAATGTGCggtaaatatttaacattgtAGCAATGAAGTTAGCTAACTGAAAGCGAAGAAGTAATGTGCATTAAAGAGTTCTGTAATAGTAGTATGGGTCCTTCAATACAATTATGCCTAGCAGTTCAATGatttttgttcgctttgtgcaaaaaatatcGTTGATACCACTCTTGAAATTGGATCAATTTAGCGTTTTCCATGGGCTCTACTCTGACCGTTTTtggccgttgctgttgctgccagtcAGCTGTCTGAATATACATATCCTTGGCTCTGCACTTCAAGGATCGTTTGGCTGGTCTTTGCCTGCAGCGCTGCTTGCATGCGAGCACGCAAGGCGTTTGTGGCCAGGTGAGAGCAGGGACtcggtacgggtacgggtacgggtacggggaCATGGTCAAAACTGTTCAAGACAGCCCCCTCCCTCCCTACTGGCTGTGCCCTGCTGTTTTGGCCAACTGGTGGCCAAAGGCAGTTATTCAATATATCAACTTTTGGCCTAATAAATGCACTAATTGCggttaaatgcattttgcatgcaattaTTATCATTAGGGGTTGGCTCGCACGTCGTCGTCTCTGCCCGCTTCCCCGTTTCTCTATGCTCTCTACCCTCTGGCCTCTCCCTTCAGTTTCCATGCCACCCTACACATCGTTTGTAAATTGCTTCGGTTGgtcattattttaattgctccCCGCTACCCAACCCACGTCGGGTGCCGAGCTCCCACCCAACCCCTAGCAAACGAtgctttattttcatattattatcttttatttaGACAAAAACTTATCTATTTAGTTACTAACatagacaaaaaaaatggtttaAGAATACTTTACATATTACATTTTGCAGTTACAACGATTATAGAACtaagctacaaaaaaaaattggggagatttatttcatatttctaTGCGAAGTTGTCGCTTagttgttggttgtttttttgtttttgtttttgttgctgttgttgttgcttggtGATAATACATTTTGTGGTTAGGGCTTAAGTGTACATTCTTttgctttcggtttttggCTGCTACTTTTTACAAcattcaaataaatacttaAATATTCTAGTTCCACGAtttaaagttgttttataaaacattttcaataaattacttagaagaaaatcaaaataaattaggCAAGCACACATgaacatatacacatatacgattatatacacacacacacacacacaccaaagcACACTGAGAAAAGCGCAACCCAATGGGTGCGGATAGGGGGCCATGCGGCGCCTTGCAAATCGCGGAAAGTCTCCTTCCTGCCTTAGCTGAAACAAGCCTGAAAATGAATCTAacttattaaaaatttaatttttaattagaGGAGAGtttcttaaaacattttccaatctTTAGTTGGCGGAATCGAAGCTCAATtgaaacatttacatttaaacaAAGActttaaatgaatgaaaagtttgaaaattaatcagaatttaaataaattatagcaaataaaatagaaacaaatgCGGAGTAATTATATGAGCATTTTCCGATAAAAGTTAAGCTCGTATTGGGATTGCCTTTGACTTTTATGGCCGTATCTCACACTTTTGGGGGCtggataatggataatggGATTTCAGCTTCTAGGCAGCTTCTCTCTTGGCGCCGCATAGCCCCACTTACATTTgaagcacacatacacacacatatagggaatacaacacatacacaccaaGACACCCCACCGTTTTCATTGACTGGCGGCTCACTGTCGACGCTTCCACTCAGACCTGAATCTGATCCTCGTCGTCTGACTGCGCCTGCGAGCAACTGTCGACCGAGCGGCCCGGCGGACTTCCCGGATTGAGCGTGGGACTCGGCGTCGAGGGCGGATGCGGTGGCGATGCTGatgccgaagccgaagccgaagcagaGGCGGATACGCCAAGCATGGGCGGGCTGCTGGCCAACGGTTTGAGTGGGCCGCCAGGGGCCGGCACTGCGGACGCTGGCGGTGGACCATTTacggcggctgcggcagctgctgcattcTGGTAATAGCTGCTCAGCGAGGACAGCGAGCTTGATGCGGACAGGTGGGAGAAGGGCGCTGCGGAGGCGGAAGCCAACGGACCGACGCCCACGCTGGGCACACCGGCATACAGGTTGTAGGGCAGGGGCTTCTgcatggcagcggcagcggccgcctGGCGGTAGTATATATCGATGCTGGTGTGCTGCGTTGCCCCGtgcgcggcggcagcagcggccccAGCGCCGGCAGCTGCCGCATACGGCCAGGCGCCCAGATACGGTGATCCGCCGTACAGCCGCTGGAATGCGGCAAAATTGCCAGCCTCGGCGAGCAGCTCCAGACCCACTGCCGTCTGGCGCTTCCACTTGGTTCTgcacggagagagagacagagagagagagagggagggagagaggggcTGCTTTAGGGTGGTGTTCGCATTGGGTTGGCTCCGGGGGCAGACATACCTTCTGTTCTGGTACCAGGTCTTCACCTGGCAATCGCTCAGATCCAGCTTATGGGCGAGCTCCTGACGCTCCTGTACGCTCAGGTACTTCTGCCGTTCAAAGGACTTCTCCAGCGTCTGCAGCTGATGGTCGGTGAATGCGGTGCGGGCCTTGCGCTGCTTTTTACTCAGTCCGCTCATGTCATTGGTGGAGCCGCTCTTGATGCTATTACCATCATCATCCTTGCCGCCTGAAAGAAAGAGTAGCAGAGATTTTatagaaaatgtattcaacATTTAACTCCTTAAACAAAGGGCCGACGATTATTCATAAAAGAAATCTTCACAGATTAGAAATGGACATGTAAACGGTTCGAGCGGTAGAAATGTTCCATGGGAAACACGAAATTGTTATACTTAATCCCAACTAAATTCCCATTAATATTCTTATcctgtatttgcatttgcagtgtCCTCTGGAGCCGCCGCTCCAAAGCGTCCAGTCCGTGTACGGAAAATTCAATAGTTAATGGCCAGCCTTAGCAACTGGTCTGACCCAAGGGCGGgggacacacagccacacagccacacagccaagAACTGGCCTCAGACAAACAGTTGCAGTTACAGTTAGAGGCTCTCGTTTATGGCCACGCAATTGCCGCTTCCGCTCACAAAGCGGTTACCCACCGTCCTGCCCCGCCGCTTCGTCACCGCTTCGTCACCGCTTCGTGTATGTAAGTGTAATAAAAATGTGTAGCAAAATGTCTAAACTTGCCgcagccactccactccacacacacagcgagggagagagggagaggtggACCCCTTTTGTGGGCTTTTGTAGGCCCGCTTTTCCACCTTTTTCCGCGAGTTCCGTAGTTCCGCCGCGGGGCAAGGCGCTGCTCGTTTGCCATTTAGTACAtacaatttatgtaaattcatTCGATTGCGGTTCGCTGATAAGCGAGAGCTAGTTTTGGGCCACGGCCCAGGAGGGGCCACAAAGAGTACGTTCTACACTCACTCGCTGAAAGCGTCTCAAGcgttaaattatttaaaacgaAATTATTTGCCAAGTGCCGCACTCGGAGGCAGTTCGCGTTGGTCTGTGCCGAGGCAGGCACTGGACTCCACATTGGAGGAGATGCAGAGGATGCCAGGAATTACCGCAAGTCTGGGATTAATTTGAAATGCTTCCCTATAAAGGCAAAGGACAATTATAAATCCACTGAGTGGATTAATATTGAATTTGTTTCGAAATTAAGAATCACAATAAGTGATATACGTGTGTGCAATGTATAGCTGAGAGTGGGAACTCCCTAAACAGATAGAATATAAGACGATAAATGCCTAATTGCAACGATAAATAAGCGACAATAATGCAATTGAATAAAACTCATTTACAATTACAGCAAATTACTCACGAATGCTGGAATTGCCGCCTCGTTAGCTTATTGATTTGCCGGGCGATAATTTGTTGAGCAGCTGATTGACATATTTCAGAGAAAGCGTTTTCGCAATTAAAACGTAAAGGTCAATTTATTGCAAACAATGTTTACTGCCAACAGCGAAATAATAATGGAGGGCGGACAATTAGCTGGCTCCCAAAATGGGATTTTAATTCTGAATAAAAATCcagaaaaattaaacaattattctGTAAAAATTATTCTCCAACAATTTTTCTCCAACAATTTTGTTTTACGAAAttgttaatattatttttatgcaaattcttaAATTCAGAAAATCGACAGAACGTGAAGATAAATTACAATGTCTCTTGCCAGAGCAATCAGATGACGAGTTCAGAGGAATTGATGGATTCCAACTTTCTCTGGCTGGAGGCGAATCATTTAGGCCTCTCCTCTCACTGTCagccagagaggcagagaggggtAGAGGGGCAGTCCCAAAAGGGTGAGAGGGAGTGTAGTGGACGCGACGACTACCGTttataaaattgcaattggcaACAGGAAATTGCCGTAAtaaatgccactgccacaaaacAGAGACCAGATGCAGCCGGTGGCAGCGACAGATGAACGGCGACCGACTGCAGATCGGgagccagtgtgtgtgtggtgtgtggtgtgtggtgtgtgtgtgtgtgtgtgtgtgtggggtggagAGATGAGCAAGCAGACTGCAACATTTTTTATCTGTTTTgtcgttttgctgctgttgtcgttgcagCAACTTCTGCCGTGGGGCATCTATTAAAAGggttaaatgcatttttataacAATTTCCACAATTAAATGATTGTCAGGGACGCAGAGAGGCAGTGGGCGCCTGGGAGGCGGTGCGTGAGAGAggaacaaagagagagagagaagcaaagaGAGACATGTAATTATTTgggatttgttgtttttgtttgctgcgtTTTTAAacagcattttgttgctgctttcccCCCACAGAGTCGCCAGCCAGCTCTCTCCCCACCCGGAATTCGCCTACCCAGCACATTGCCAGAAAAAGGCCACGCCCCCCACTCTGCCATAATGGGCTGTTGCAGTAGTGCAGGTGCATGCCTCAGGGGCAGAGTGGGGAGCAGAGCGTGGGGTTGGGTGCCTCAGAAGCTTCGCAATGACGCAAACAAAGCGTGAAAATGTacgttttgtgtgtgagtgtagcACAGCTGGAAAAACCAGCAACACGGCAAGAGTCGAGAATGTAAAACGGTCATGCAATCGTTTTTACAGTTTGTTTTGCAAAGCGACATCAGAACGGTGCGCACCCCCACAGCTCCCCATACCATCCCCCCCCGGAATGACCGGAAAATGCTTTGCAAGCGCCAACCGGCAAGCACCTCAGAATCAACAAAAGATTTAGGCAACGAACTTCAAGCTATGTACCTAAGATTCCAATGTGTTTAGTTTTGATTTACAGAAATGGATTTCGAAATGGATAATACTTGATGGGGGGAGAATCAAAGCTCGGAAGCAAcacaaacttttaattaaagtcaGGCTGAAGTTGCACCAACAGCTAGCCTGCAATTGGATTGCCTTAATATTCATTACAATCAATTCCCGATGCGCCAAACAGTTCGATTTATAActttacatttgtttttcatGCAAGAGAGAAGATTTGCTGTTTAAATATTCGATTCTCGATCGAAATGGCCGAGTTCCAGCTGAGATATCGGCTGCCTTTCACTTTTTAGAAACAATTGAaggcaccaaaaaaaagagttgaatAAAATGTACAGGAAACTCCGAATATGTCGAGGGTTCTCTGTGCGTGCTGCTTGCTCCTCCTTTTGCTTGCTCTAATTAATTTGCGAATGAGTCTAGCAAAGGACTACTTGCAGGACCGATAGGAACTGGCataa containing:
- the LOC117895842 gene encoding uncharacterized protein CG13380-like, whose amino-acid sequence is MDEKSLTERLQNMNGNLDAPSSDQVTQKQEKKPKNPEKPKKSKEPEKPKEPEKPKDPIDGVPDTQQAGCICNRERKVYKCSFCGRFVCGRVAKVCTVHPSEICSMDLRLCPHCGFNFLTKTRYRVENVEDLLK